From a single Pseudomonas triticicola genomic region:
- the purT gene encoding formate-dependent phosphoribosylglycinamide formyltransferase, with protein MTRIGTPLSPTATRVLLCGCGELGKEVVIELQRLGVEVIAVDRYANAPAMQVAHRSHVINMLDGAALRAVIEAEKPHFIVPEIEAIATATLVELEAEGFTVIPTARAAQLTMNREGIRRLAAEELDLPTSPYHFADTFEDYSKAVQDLGFPCVVKPVMSSSGKGQSLLRSADDIQKAWDYAQEGGRAGKGRVIIEGFIDFDYEITLLTVRHIGGTTFCAPVGHRQEKGDYQESWQPQAMSPIALAESERVAKAVTEALGGRGLFGVELFIKGDQVWFSEVSPRPHDTGLVTLISQDLSQFALHARAILGLPVPLIRQFGPSASAVILVEGQSTQTAFANLGAALSEPDTALRLFGKPEVNGQRRMGVALARDESIEAARAKATRASQAVVVEL; from the coding sequence ATGACCCGTATCGGAACTCCATTGTCGCCAACCGCGACCCGCGTATTGCTGTGTGGCTGTGGTGAGTTGGGCAAGGAAGTGGTAATCGAACTGCAGCGCCTGGGCGTTGAAGTGATTGCCGTCGACCGCTACGCCAACGCGCCGGCCATGCAAGTCGCCCATCGCAGCCACGTGATCAACATGCTCGACGGCGCTGCTTTGCGTGCAGTGATCGAAGCCGAGAAGCCGCACTTCATCGTGCCGGAAATCGAAGCCATCGCCACCGCCACGCTGGTCGAGCTGGAAGCCGAAGGCTTCACCGTGATCCCGACCGCGCGTGCGGCGCAGCTGACCATGAACCGCGAAGGCATCCGTCGTCTGGCTGCCGAAGAGCTGGATCTGCCGACCTCGCCGTACCACTTCGCCGACACCTTCGAGGACTACAGCAAAGCCGTTCAGGACCTGGGTTTCCCTTGCGTGGTCAAGCCGGTGATGAGTTCGTCGGGCAAGGGCCAGAGCCTGCTGCGCAGCGCCGATGACATACAGAAAGCCTGGGATTACGCGCAAGAGGGCGGTCGCGCCGGCAAAGGTCGCGTGATCATCGAAGGCTTCATCGACTTTGACTACGAAATCACCCTGCTGACCGTGCGCCACATTGGCGGCACCACGTTCTGCGCACCGGTCGGTCACCGTCAGGAGAAGGGCGACTATCAGGAATCCTGGCAGCCGCAGGCCATGAGCCCGATTGCTCTGGCTGAATCCGAGCGTGTTGCCAAAGCAGTCACTGAAGCACTGGGTGGCCGTGGTCTGTTCGGCGTCGAGCTGTTCATCAAAGGCGATCAGGTGTGGTTCAGCGAAGTCTCGCCACGGCCGCATGACACCGGTCTGGTCACGCTGATTTCTCAGGACCTGTCGCAATTCGCCCTGCATGCCCGCGCCATTCTCGGTCTGCCGGTGCCGCTGATCCGTCAGTTCGGCCCGTCGGCGTCGGCAGTGATTCTGGTGGAAGGCCAGTCGACCCAGACCGCATTTGCCAACCTGGGCGCTGCGTTGAGCGAGCCGGACACCGCGCTGCGTCTGTTCGGCAAGCCGGAAGTGAACGGCCAGCGCCGCATGGGCGTGGCGCTGGCGCGGGATGAGTCGATCGAGGCTGCACGTGCCAAGGCGACCCGTGCGTCGCAGGCGGTTGTTGTCGAGCTGTAA
- a CDS encoding VUT family protein — protein sequence MIFLIAYISSVVLINFAFSTAPHLDIIWSAWGGLVFVLRDMVQTRFGHGAIVAMLAALVLSYITSDPSIALASATAFAVSECIDWLVFSITKRPLRDRLWISSALSIPLDTFIFFGMIDALTPPVIITALASKFAGVTAVWLIMAWRDRKQAVAS from the coding sequence ATGATCTTCCTCATCGCCTACATCAGCAGCGTCGTGCTGATCAACTTCGCCTTTTCCACCGCACCGCACCTGGACATCATCTGGTCGGCCTGGGGCGGGCTGGTGTTCGTGCTGCGCGACATGGTGCAAACGCGCTTCGGTCATGGCGCGATCGTGGCGATGCTGGCGGCGCTGGTGCTCTCCTACATCACGTCCGACCCTTCCATCGCGCTGGCCAGCGCCACGGCGTTCGCGGTCTCCGAGTGCATCGACTGGCTGGTGTTCAGCATCACCAAGCGGCCGTTGCGTGATCGTCTGTGGATCAGTTCGGCGCTGAGCATTCCGCTGGATACCTTCATCTTTTTCGGCATGATCGACGCCTTGACGCCGCCGGTGATCATCACCGCGCTGGCCTCCAAGTTCGCCGGCGTTACCGCGGTCTGGCTGATCATGGCCTGGCGTGATCGCAAACAGGCTGTCGCCAGCTGA
- a CDS encoding DUF1289 domain-containing protein: protein MTTVERPVASPCVNICALDEDDVCTGCQRTVAEITRWGRMSNDERRVVLGLCHERAKASGLVWMIPAKSGV from the coding sequence ATGACGACTGTTGAACGACCAGTCGCCTCGCCTTGCGTGAATATCTGCGCGCTGGATGAAGATGACGTTTGTACCGGGTGCCAGCGCACGGTCGCGGAGATTACCCGCTGGGGCCGCATGAGCAATGACGAGCGCCGTGTGGTGCTGGGGTTGTGTCATGAACGGGCGAAGGCGAGTGGATTGGTCTGGATGATTCCCGCGAAGTCAGGCGTCTGA
- a CDS encoding gamma carbonic anhydrase family protein yields MKYRLGDARVETHPQSWVAPNAVLVGKVRLEEGANVWFNAVLRGDNELILIGKDSNVQDGTVMHTDMGYPLTIGTGVTIGHNAMLHGCAVGDYSLIGINAVILNGAKIGKNCIIGANSLIGEGKEIPDGSLVMGSPGKVVRELTEAQKKMLEASAAHYVHNSQRYARDLIEQEQ; encoded by the coding sequence ATGAAATACCGCCTGGGCGACGCCCGTGTCGAAACCCATCCACAGAGCTGGGTCGCGCCCAATGCCGTGCTGGTGGGCAAGGTCCGCCTGGAAGAGGGCGCCAACGTCTGGTTCAACGCCGTATTGCGCGGCGATAACGAACTGATCCTCATCGGTAAGGACAGCAACGTGCAGGACGGCACGGTGATGCACACCGACATGGGCTATCCACTGACCATCGGTACTGGCGTGACCATCGGCCACAACGCCATGCTCCACGGCTGCGCGGTCGGCGATTACAGCCTGATCGGTATCAACGCGGTGATTCTCAACGGCGCGAAGATCGGCAAGAACTGCATCATCGGCGCCAATTCGCTGATCGGCGAAGGCAAGGAAATTCCCGACGGTTCGCTGGTGATGGGCTCGCCGGGCAAGGTCGTGCGTGAACTGACCGAGGCGCAGAAAAAGATGCTCGAAGCCAGCGCCGCGCACTATGTGCATAACTCGCAGCGTTACGCCCGCGATCTGATCGAGCAGGAACAATGA
- a CDS encoding CoA pyrophosphatase: MLDELLHRVSNHTPRTLETDARFPEAAVLVPITRSDEPELVLTLRASGLSTHGGEVAFPGGRRDPEDPDLIFTALREAEEEIGLPPGLVEVIGPLSPLISLHGIKVTPYVGVIPDFVEYQPNDAEIAAVFSVPLEFFRKDPREHTHRIDYQGRSWYVPSYRFGEYKIWGLTAIMIVELINLLYDAKISLHRPPKSFIDT; this comes from the coding sequence ATGCTGGACGAGCTACTGCATAGGGTAAGCAACCACACACCGCGTACGCTGGAGACCGACGCACGTTTCCCCGAAGCCGCCGTGCTGGTGCCGATCACCCGCAGTGACGAACCGGAACTGGTCCTGACCCTGCGCGCCAGCGGACTTTCGACCCATGGCGGCGAGGTCGCCTTCCCCGGAGGGCGCCGCGACCCGGAAGATCCGGACCTCATATTCACCGCGCTGCGCGAAGCCGAAGAGGAGATCGGCCTGCCACCGGGTCTGGTCGAAGTCATCGGCCCGCTCAGTCCGCTGATCTCCCTGCACGGCATCAAGGTAACGCCGTATGTCGGGGTGATTCCCGACTTTGTCGAATACCAGCCCAATGATGCCGAGATCGCCGCCGTCTTCAGCGTGCCGCTGGAATTCTTCCGCAAGGACCCGCGTGAGCATACCCATCGCATCGATTATCAGGGCCGCAGTTGGTACGTGCCGAGCTATCGCTTCGGCGAGTACAAGATCTGGGGCCTGACGGCGATCATGATCGTCGAGTTGATCAACCTGCTCTATGACGCCAAAATCAGCCTGCACCGACCGCCGAAAAGCTTTATCGATACCTGA
- a CDS encoding NUDIX hydrolase, which yields MKFCSHCGNPVTQRIPEGDSRLRFVCDSCQTIHYQNPNIVAGCVPTWGTKVLLCRRAIEPRLGYWTLPAGFMENGETIEQAAIRETAEEACARVRNLSIYTLIDVPHISQVHVFFRAELADLQYAAGPESLEVQLFEEADIPWDELAFRTVGRTLECFFADRRSEVYPVRSESIPPLVQPAIT from the coding sequence ATGAAATTTTGCAGCCACTGCGGTAACCCGGTCACCCAGCGCATTCCCGAAGGCGACTCGCGGCTGCGATTTGTCTGCGACAGCTGTCAGACCATTCACTACCAGAACCCCAATATCGTCGCCGGTTGCGTGCCGACCTGGGGGACGAAAGTGCTGCTCTGCCGCCGCGCCATCGAGCCGCGTCTCGGTTACTGGACGCTACCTGCCGGCTTCATGGAAAACGGCGAGACCATCGAGCAGGCCGCCATCCGCGAAACCGCCGAAGAAGCCTGCGCCCGGGTGCGCAACCTGAGCATCTACACGCTGATCGACGTGCCGCACATCAGCCAGGTGCATGTGTTCTTCCGCGCCGAACTGGCCGATCTGCAGTATGCGGCCGGGCCGGAAAGCCTTGAAGTGCAGCTGTTCGAAGAAGCCGACATTCCCTGGGACGAGCTGGCTTTCCGCACGGTCGGGCGCACGCTGGAATGTTTCTTTGCCGATCGGCGCAGCGAGGTTTACCCGGTGCGTTCGGAGTCGATTCCGCCACTGGTGCAGCCGGCGATCACTTGA
- a CDS encoding L,D-transpeptidase family protein: MRWLLALLCLSFVSVSQASFVTTVTPSNTPLIEKVLVLKSAHQLQLIADGKPLKTYRISLGKGAKKGPKLIEGDKRTPEGFYWIDWRKTSDKFNLSMHISYPNISDAARARREGVEPGGMIMIHGTPDSADNPEQLFHTLDWTDGCIAMRNVDMREVWNLVPDGTMIEIRP, translated from the coding sequence ATGCGTTGGTTGCTTGCCCTGTTGTGCCTGTCGTTCGTCAGCGTTTCGCAAGCGTCATTCGTGACCACCGTGACGCCCTCGAACACTCCACTGATCGAAAAAGTCCTGGTACTCAAATCGGCCCACCAACTGCAGTTGATTGCCGACGGCAAGCCGCTGAAGACCTATCGCATCTCCTTGGGCAAGGGCGCGAAGAAAGGCCCGAAACTGATCGAGGGCGACAAACGCACACCCGAAGGTTTCTATTGGATCGACTGGCGCAAGACCAGCGATAAATTCAACCTGTCGATGCACATCTCCTACCCGAACATCAGCGATGCCGCCCGCGCACGCCGTGAAGGTGTCGAGCCCGGCGGGATGATCATGATCCACGGCACCCCGGACTCGGCAGACAACCCGGAGCAGTTGTTCCACACCCTCGACTGGACCGATGGCTGCATCGCCATGCGCAACGTCGACATGCGTGAAGTGTGGAATCTGGTACCGGACGGCACGATGATCGAGATTCGTCCGTAA
- a CDS encoding GntR family transcriptional regulator produces MNDLQTLRPDDSQPTPLYLQLARNLEAAIHAGQWKAEQAMPSERNLSDQLGISRVTARKALEVLLEQGLIRRLQGSGTFITPRLEQPLSRLSGFSEMLRLKGFVPSSKWLEREITLPTHEELIRLGLSPNDKVARMKRLRKADDTVMAIEMSTLPASIMPRPQAVGDSLYEYLDGIGKPIVRALQHIQAINASDEFAALVGIAPGTAMLLMTRVGYLEDNTPIEVTDTYCRNDYYDFVAELRR; encoded by the coding sequence ATGAACGACCTCCAGACCCTACGTCCCGACGATTCCCAGCCGACGCCGCTGTACTTGCAACTGGCGCGCAATCTGGAAGCGGCGATTCATGCCGGGCAGTGGAAGGCCGAACAGGCGATGCCGTCCGAGCGCAATCTCAGCGACCAGCTCGGCATCTCCCGGGTCACCGCACGCAAGGCGCTGGAAGTCTTGCTCGAGCAAGGCCTGATCCGCCGCCTGCAAGGCTCGGGCACGTTCATCACCCCACGCCTGGAACAACCACTGTCGCGTCTTTCCGGCTTCAGCGAGATGCTGCGCCTGAAAGGTTTCGTGCCGAGTTCGAAATGGCTGGAGCGGGAAATCACCCTGCCGACCCACGAAGAACTGATCCGCCTCGGCCTGTCGCCGAATGACAAGGTGGCGCGCATGAAGCGCCTGCGCAAAGCCGATGACACGGTCATGGCGATCGAGATGAGCACCCTGCCCGCGTCGATCATGCCCAGGCCGCAAGCGGTGGGCGATTCGCTTTACGAATACCTCGACGGCATCGGCAAACCGATCGTCCGCGCCCTGCAGCACATTCAGGCAATCAACGCCTCGGACGAATTCGCCGCACTGGTCGGCATCGCCCCCGGCACTGCCATGCTGCTGATGACCCGGGTCGGCTATCTGGAAGACAACACGCCGATCGAAGTCACCGACACCTATTGCCGCAACGACTACTACGACTTTGTTGCAGAGCTTCGTAGATAA
- the nagA gene encoding N-acetylglucosamine-6-phosphate deacetylase gives MSEDNILTASGWVRGRLIHEHGKIVSIEGVPCDPAANDLPYLLPGFIDLHVHGGGGKDIMEGAEAFETISKTHVRFGTTSLLATTMTAPSAEISSVLKEVGEFCEQRPKGAARVLGVHLEGPYINPGKLGAQPNFAHTALMAEVEEYLALAPIRVITIAPEIAGHDALIRELSSRGIRMQIGHTLGSYEEGVAALAAGASSFTHLYNAMSPLHHREPGIVGAALAHAKYAELIPDLLHVHPGAIRVALRSIPCLYCVTDSTAAAGMPDGEYKLGSHTVTKCLGGVRLPDGTLAGSTLTMDQALRNLVKIGLPVAEASQRLSQFPADYLGITERGRLAPGAWADCVRLDRSLTLTAVMVEGEDIDFKNA, from the coding sequence ATGTCCGAAGACAACATCCTCACCGCCAGCGGCTGGGTTCGCGGCCGGCTGATTCATGAACACGGCAAGATCGTGTCGATCGAAGGCGTGCCCTGCGATCCGGCGGCTAACGATCTGCCCTATCTGCTGCCGGGTTTCATCGACCTGCATGTGCATGGCGGCGGTGGCAAAGACATCATGGAAGGCGCTGAAGCCTTCGAAACCATCAGCAAAACCCACGTGCGTTTCGGCACCACCTCGCTGTTGGCCACGACCATGACCGCGCCGAGTGCGGAGATTTCCAGCGTCTTGAAAGAGGTAGGAGAATTCTGTGAACAGCGTCCGAAAGGCGCCGCGCGTGTTCTCGGAGTGCACCTTGAAGGCCCTTACATCAACCCGGGAAAACTCGGCGCTCAACCGAACTTCGCCCACACCGCGTTGATGGCCGAAGTCGAAGAATATCTGGCGCTGGCGCCGATCCGCGTCATCACCATTGCCCCGGAAATCGCCGGTCACGATGCATTGATTCGCGAGCTGAGCAGCCGTGGCATCCGCATGCAGATCGGCCACACCCTTGGCAGCTACGAGGAAGGCGTCGCCGCGCTGGCTGCCGGTGCCAGCAGTTTCACCCACCTCTACAACGCCATGAGCCCGCTGCATCACCGCGAGCCGGGCATCGTCGGCGCAGCACTGGCGCACGCCAAATACGCCGAGCTGATTCCCGATCTGCTGCACGTACACCCCGGCGCCATTCGCGTGGCGCTGCGCTCGATCCCGTGCCTGTATTGCGTCACCGATTCGACCGCCGCCGCCGGCATGCCCGACGGTGAATACAAGCTTGGCAGCCACACCGTGACCAAATGCCTGGGCGGCGTGCGCCTGCCCGACGGCACGCTGGCCGGCAGCACCCTGACCATGGATCAGGCCCTGCGCAATCTGGTCAAGATCGGTTTGCCGGTCGCCGAAGCCTCGCAGCGTCTGTCGCAATTTCCCGCCGACTACCTCGGCATCACCGAACGCGGGCGCCTTGCCCCCGGCGCCTGGGCCGACTGCGTGCGGCTCGATCGCTCACTCACACTGACCGCCGTCATGGTCGAAGGAGAAGACATTGACTTCAAAAATGCTTGA
- a CDS encoding SIS domain-containing protein: MTSKMLEEALSSFEAVQAQLQHLDAPMIEIAGRLRRQPPQVAMTVARGSSDHAASYFAYLTMQQLGVPVASLPMSVVTMQQAPLKVSGQVAFAFSQSGQSPDLVNSLRLLRKRGALSVSMVNAADSPLEAACEFSLPLLAGTESSVAATKSFIATLSASARLIAHWKEDSELLQAHDALPEGLREAAKQDWSVAIEALRDCERLMVIGRGAGFAIAQEAALKFKETSAIQAEAFSSAEVRHGPMALIDEHYPLLVFAPRGAEQAGLLNLAAEMRQRGARVLLAAPDDVSERDLTLSRAEHPALDPILAIQSFYVMAAGLAVARGMDPDQPRHLSKVTRTH, encoded by the coding sequence TTGACTTCAAAAATGCTTGAAGAGGCGCTGTCCTCGTTCGAGGCCGTGCAAGCCCAACTGCAACATCTCGACGCGCCGATGATCGAGATCGCCGGGCGCCTGCGCCGCCAGCCACCGCAAGTGGCGATGACCGTCGCGCGCGGCAGCTCCGACCACGCGGCGAGCTATTTCGCCTACCTGACCATGCAGCAACTGGGCGTGCCGGTGGCCTCGTTGCCGATGTCAGTGGTGACCATGCAGCAGGCGCCGCTGAAAGTCAGCGGTCAGGTCGCCTTTGCGTTTTCGCAGTCGGGGCAGAGCCCGGATCTGGTCAACAGCCTGCGCCTGTTGCGCAAGCGTGGCGCGCTGAGCGTGTCGATGGTTAACGCTGCCGACTCGCCACTGGAGGCGGCTTGTGAATTCAGCCTGCCGCTGCTTGCCGGGACTGAAAGCAGCGTCGCCGCGACCAAGAGTTTTATCGCCACCCTCAGCGCCAGCGCGCGTTTGATCGCGCACTGGAAAGAAGACAGCGAATTGCTGCAAGCCCACGATGCGCTGCCAGAAGGCCTGCGCGAAGCGGCTAAACAGGACTGGAGCGTGGCCATCGAAGCCCTGCGCGATTGCGAGCGCCTGATGGTGATCGGCCGTGGCGCCGGTTTCGCGATTGCCCAGGAAGCGGCGCTGAAGTTCAAGGAAACCTCAGCGATTCAGGCCGAAGCGTTCAGCAGTGCCGAAGTGCGTCACGGCCCGATGGCACTGATCGACGAACACTATCCGCTGCTGGTGTTCGCCCCACGCGGCGCCGAGCAGGCCGGCCTGCTGAATCTGGCGGCGGAAATGCGCCAGCGCGGCGCCCGGGTCTTGCTCGCCGCGCCGGATGACGTCAGCGAACGCGACCTGACCCTGAGCCGCGCCGAACACCCGGCCCTCGACCCGATTCTTGCGATCCAGAGTTTCTACGTGATGGCCGCAGGCCTGGCCGTGGCGCGGGGCATGGACCCGGATCAGCCGCGCCATTTGAGCAAAGTGACCCGCACGCATTAA
- the ptsP gene encoding phosphoenolpyruvate--protein phosphotransferase — protein MPDNNKELTLSAPLSGPVLTLANVPDAVFASGAMGDGIAIDPLNDTLYSPCAGVVIHVARSSHAVTVRADNGAEILLHLGLDTVELNGEGFAMLVKESDRVSLGQPLLRYDLDKVGQHCKSLVSLLILTNSADFQVRPITLKAVKVGEPLLHIIARNVVAANTDTSGGPEVRGQVRVAHRGGLHARPAALIRQTAQGFSSHSQLHFNGKSAPCNSLIGLMGLAIGEQDEVQVSCQGPDADAALQALLSALATALPDDHHGQAPLSTAALKRPAEAGVLHGVCAAPGLVAGQLFLLNAITLPADAGHHDPVQQQQILETALNAVRSEIAATLAQAKKHKNADEEAIFAAHMALLEDPALLDAAQQFIAQGTAATHAWSQSIDTQCDMLQGTGSPLLAERANDLRDLKQRVLRALLGEAWQYQVPAGAIVAAHELTPSDLLQLSAQGVAGLCMAEGGATSHVAILARGKGLPCIVALGAQLLEQPQDQAVVLDADGGRLELTPNAERLSEVQQAQIERRQRRDSQQAKAHLPAETRNGVHIEVAANVASSNEATDAFANGADGVGLLRTEFLFVDRQTAPDVEEQRSAYQAVIDAMGDKSVIIRTIDVGGDKQLDYLPLPAEANPVLGLRGIRLAQARPEILDQQLRALLQVKPLSRCRILLPMVTEIDELLHIRQRVDALRLEMGIAERPEIGVMIEVPAAALQAEQLAEHADFLSIGTNDLSQYTLAMDRDHAGLAARVDALHPALLRLIAMTCEGAAVHKRWVGVCGALASDPLATPVLVGLGVTELSVSPVQIGEIKDRVRQLHEAECQRLSRDLLKLSSAAAVRHACHQHWPLR, from the coding sequence ATGCCCGACAACAATAAAGAGCTGACCCTCAGCGCCCCGCTCAGCGGCCCGGTGCTGACGCTCGCCAACGTCCCGGACGCGGTGTTCGCCAGTGGCGCGATGGGCGACGGCATCGCCATCGACCCGCTCAATGACACGCTGTATTCGCCCTGCGCCGGCGTGGTCATCCACGTCGCGCGCAGCAGCCACGCGGTGACCGTGCGCGCCGACAACGGTGCGGAAATCCTCCTGCATCTGGGCCTCGACACCGTTGAACTGAACGGCGAAGGTTTCGCCATGCTGGTCAAGGAAAGCGATCGCGTCAGCCTCGGTCAGCCGCTGCTGCGCTATGACCTGGACAAGGTCGGCCAGCACTGCAAAAGCCTGGTCAGCCTGTTGATCCTGACCAACAGCGCGGATTTTCAGGTGCGGCCGATCACCCTCAAAGCGGTGAAAGTCGGCGAGCCGTTGCTGCACATCATCGCGCGCAATGTGGTGGCGGCGAATACCGATACAAGCGGCGGGCCAGAGGTTCGTGGCCAAGTTCGGGTCGCTCATCGCGGCGGCTTGCATGCGCGCCCCGCTGCGCTGATCCGCCAGACCGCCCAAGGTTTCAGCAGCCACTCACAGCTGCACTTCAACGGCAAATCGGCGCCGTGCAACAGTCTGATCGGTTTGATGGGGTTGGCGATTGGTGAGCAGGATGAGGTGCAGGTCAGTTGTCAGGGGCCGGACGCCGATGCCGCATTGCAAGCGCTGCTCAGCGCATTGGCCACGGCGCTGCCGGACGATCATCACGGGCAAGCGCCGCTCAGCACTGCGGCGCTGAAACGCCCGGCCGAGGCGGGCGTGTTGCACGGCGTCTGCGCGGCGCCGGGGCTGGTCGCCGGGCAGTTGTTTCTCTTGAACGCAATCACCTTGCCGGCGGATGCGGGCCATCACGATCCAGTGCAACAGCAGCAGATTCTTGAAACGGCATTGAACGCGGTGCGCAGCGAAATCGCCGCCACCCTCGCCCAGGCGAAAAAGCACAAGAACGCCGACGAAGAAGCGATCTTCGCTGCACACATGGCGCTGCTCGAAGACCCGGCCCTGCTCGACGCCGCGCAGCAATTCATCGCGCAAGGCACCGCAGCGACTCATGCCTGGAGTCAGTCGATCGACACCCAGTGCGACATGCTCCAAGGCACCGGCAGTCCGCTGCTGGCCGAACGTGCCAACGATTTACGCGACCTCAAGCAACGCGTACTGCGCGCCCTGCTTGGCGAGGCCTGGCAATACCAGGTGCCGGCCGGCGCCATCGTTGCCGCCCACGAACTGACGCCATCGGATCTACTGCAACTCAGCGCGCAAGGCGTCGCCGGGCTGTGCATGGCCGAGGGCGGCGCGACCTCCCACGTAGCGATTCTGGCGCGCGGCAAAGGTCTGCCGTGCATCGTCGCTTTGGGCGCGCAATTGCTTGAGCAGCCGCAAGATCAGGCCGTGGTGCTCGACGCTGATGGCGGGCGCCTCGAATTGACGCCAAACGCCGAGCGCCTGAGCGAAGTGCAACAGGCACAAATCGAGCGCCGGCAGCGCCGCGACAGCCAACAGGCCAAAGCGCATTTACCCGCTGAAACGCGCAATGGCGTGCACATCGAAGTGGCTGCCAATGTCGCCTCGAGCAACGAAGCGACAGACGCTTTTGCCAACGGTGCCGATGGCGTCGGCCTGTTGCGCACCGAGTTTCTTTTCGTCGATCGCCAGACTGCACCGGACGTCGAAGAACAGCGCAGCGCCTATCAAGCGGTGATCGATGCCATGGGCGACAAGTCAGTGATCATCCGCACCATCGACGTCGGCGGCGACAAGCAACTCGACTACCTGCCGCTGCCGGCCGAAGCCAACCCGGTGCTCGGTCTGCGCGGCATTCGGCTGGCCCAGGCGCGCCCGGAAATTCTCGATCAGCAACTGCGCGCGCTGCTGCAGGTCAAGCCGTTGTCGCGTTGCCGGATTCTGTTGCCGATGGTCACCGAGATCGACGAACTGCTGCACATCCGCCAGCGCGTCGATGCACTGCGGCTTGAAATGGGCATTGCCGAGCGCCCGGAAATCGGCGTGATGATCGAAGTCCCCGCCGCCGCGCTGCAAGCCGAACAACTGGCCGAACACGCCGACTTTCTCTCGATCGGCACCAACGATCTGTCGCAATACACCCTGGCCATGGACCGCGACCACGCCGGGCTGGCGGCACGGGTCGATGCCCTGCACCCGGCGTTGCTGCGTCTGATCGCCATGACCTGCGAAGGCGCGGCGGTGCACAAGCGCTGGGTCGGTGTCTGCGGCGCCCTCGCCTCCGACCCGCTGGCCACGCCGGTGCTGGTGGGTCTGGGCGTCACCGAGCTGTCGGTGAGCCCGGTGCAGATCGGTGAAATCAAGGACCGCGTACGTCAGTTGCATGAAGCCGAATGTCAGCGCCTGAGCCGCGACCTGCTCAAGCTGTCCAGCGCCGCCGCCGTTCGCCACGCCTGTCATCAACATTGGCCTCTGCGCTAA